AGCAATAGCACGTCCGTTACCTGTGAAGCTGTTTTTACCGATAAGGATGTCACCGTATTTAGCACGAGCATCTTCTTCAGTCATACCAACCATGGCAACTTCTGGGTGTGTGTAAACAGCAGCTGGTGTAAATTCAAGGTTAGCTTTGCGAACTTTACCATGCATAGCATTTTCAGCAGCTACTTCACCCATACGGTAAGCAGCATGCGCGAGCATTTTAGTACCGTTCACATCACCTGGTGCGTAGATACCTGGAATAGATGTTTCTTGATACTCGTCAACCTTAATACGGTTACGCTCCATTTCAAGATTAAGGTTTTCAAGTCCATTCATTTGTGGTACACGACCGATTGAAAGGAGTGCTTTTTCAGCAACAACTTCTGAACCATCGTTAAGTTTCAATGTCAATTGGTTGTTTGCTTCAACAATTTCAGAAACACCAACAGATGTCTTGATGTTCATACCTTTTTTAGCAAGAATTTTTTGAAGTTCAAGAGACACTTCTTTATCCATAGCAGGGATGATACGATCAGCCATTTCAATAACAGTAACTTCAACACCGTATGAAGCCCATACAAGTCCAAGTTCGATACCGACAACACCGCCCCCCATAACAGCAAGTGATTTCGGCATTTCACGAAGGTCAAGAATATCGTCAGAAGTCAAGACAAGTTTAGAGTCAATTCCTGGGATATTGATGCGTGATACTTTTGAACCAGTTGCAAGGATAATATTACGTCCTTTGATGGTTTCTGAACCAATTGTAACTGTTTTATCTGGGTTAACTTGTCCAAGTCCATTGAACATGGTTACTTTGTTAGCTTTAAGAAGACCTGCAACACCACCTGTCAATTTCTTAACAACAGAGTTTTTGAAGTCAACTGTTTTATCCATATCGATAGTATAGTTTGTTGAAGCAAGGTTGATACCACGACCGGCCGCATGCTTAATACCATCAAGGATTTCAGCATTTTTAAGGTAAGTCTTAGTTGGGATACATCCCACGTTCAAACAAGTTCCACCGAATTCTGATTTTTCAACGATGGCAATTTTACCACCGAGTTGAGCACCGCGAATAGCAGCGTAGTAACCAGCAGGGCCACCAC
The sequence above is drawn from the Streptococcus pluranimalium genome and encodes:
- the lpdA gene encoding dihydrolipoyl dehydrogenase — encoded protein: MAVEIIMPKLGVDMAEGEIIEWKKAEGDTVAEGDVLLEIMSDKTNMEIEAEDSGVLLKITRQAGETVPVTETIGYIGEAGEEVEAGSPAGSDVDVKRTTEDLEAAGLEVPKAPAQEAAPAAEKAPLADNEYDIIVVGGGPAGYYAAIRGAQLGGKIAIVEKSEFGGTCLNVGCIPTKTYLKNAEILDGIKHAAGRGINLASTNYTIDMDKTVDFKNSVVKKLTGGVAGLLKANKVTMFNGLGQVNPDKTVTIGSETIKGRNIILATGSKVSRINIPGIDSKLVLTSDDILDLREMPKSLAVMGGGVVGIELGLVWASYGVEVTVIEMADRIIPAMDKEVSLELQKILAKKGMNIKTSVGVSEIVEANNQLTLKLNDGSEVVAEKALLSIGRVPQMNGLENLNLEMERNRIKVDEYQETSIPGIYAPGDVNGTKMLAHAAYRMGEVAAENAMHGKVRKANLEFTPAAVYTHPEVAMVGMTEEDARAKYGDILIGKNSFTGNGRAIASNEDQGFVKVIADAKYHEILGVHIIGPAAAEMINEAATIMENELTVDELLLSIHGHPTFSEVMYEAFADVLGEAIHNPPKRK